The Erythrobacter sp. JK5 genome includes a region encoding these proteins:
- a CDS encoding DUF6122 family protein, giving the protein MEFLQPILHYGGHWLVPFALGWLFWRKRWWQAGLIIAAANLIDFDHVLADPIFDPDRCSIGFHLLHGWEAAVGYCIMLAVPRWWVRALGLGALWHLAVDYGDCVMQGL; this is encoded by the coding sequence TTGGAATTCCTCCAGCCGATTCTCCACTATGGCGGGCATTGGCTCGTGCCGTTCGCGCTCGGCTGGCTCTTCTGGCGCAAACGCTGGTGGCAGGCGGGACTGATTATCGCCGCTGCCAACCTGATCGATTTCGATCACGTGCTGGCCGACCCGATCTTCGATCCCGACCGGTGCAGCATCGGCTTTCACCTGCTCCACGGATGGGAGGCGGCGGTGGGCTATTGCATCATGCTCGCCGTCCCGCGCTGGTGGGTGCGGGCGCTGGGACTGGGCGCGCTGTGGCACCTGGCGGTCGACTATGGCGACTGCGTGATGCAGGGTCTGTGA
- a CDS encoding Coq4 family protein yields MALIDRPLVADNRSVSGFRPFKVLHHFGKLVEDKEDTEQVFHIIEATKGRRSHRQAWDFIRSPDGQRFLREEPDIPGMLDDHDRWADLPENSVGKHYMAFMKREGLTAAGLVEESHKWLPADQRPHDLTEWYFERLRDTHDLFHVLTTYGRDALGEASLLGFSYSQNHNTGILFIAYAGARQIKKVTGTKAPLYSAIREGRRLGKAAARLAHMDVEAVMREDIDEARARLNIGEPVIYRECLRILEQEGYQREDLGLSEPQMA; encoded by the coding sequence ATGGCGCTGATCGACCGCCCGCTTGTTGCCGACAACCGAAGTGTTTCCGGCTTTCGTCCGTTCAAGGTGCTGCACCACTTCGGCAAGCTCGTCGAAGACAAGGAAGACACCGAGCAGGTGTTCCACATCATCGAGGCGACCAAGGGCCGCAGGAGCCATCGGCAGGCGTGGGATTTCATCAGGTCGCCCGATGGCCAGCGTTTCCTGCGCGAGGAACCCGACATTCCCGGCATGCTCGACGATCACGATCGCTGGGCCGACCTGCCCGAGAACAGCGTCGGCAAGCATTACATGGCATTCATGAAGCGCGAGGGGCTGACGGCGGCGGGCCTGGTCGAGGAAAGTCACAAATGGCTTCCCGCCGATCAGCGGCCGCACGACCTAACCGAATGGTATTTCGAGCGGCTGCGCGACACGCATGACTTGTTTCACGTGCTGACGACCTATGGCCGGGATGCGCTGGGCGAGGCGAGCCTGCTGGGCTTCAGCTATTCGCAGAACCACAACACGGGCATTCTCTTCATCGCCTATGCCGGAGCGCGCCAGATCAAGAAGGTCACGGGGACAAAGGCTCCGCTGTATTCCGCGATCCGCGAGGGGCGGCGACTGGGCAAGGCCGCAGCGCGGCTTGCGCACATGGATGTCGAGGCGGTGATGCGCGAAGATATCGACGAAGCCCGCGCGCGCCTCAACATCGGAGAGCCGGTGATCTATCGTGAATGCCTGCGCATTCTCGAGCAGGAAGGCTACCAGCGCGAGGATCTGGGCCTGTCAGAGCCGCAGATGGCCTGA
- the purL gene encoding phosphoribosylformylglycinamidine synthase subunit PurL produces MSEITPEIVEQHGLSPEEYERVLAGLGREPNLVELGIFSVMWSEHCSYKSSRLHLKKLPTEAPWVICGPGENAGVIDIGEGLDGQKLAAIFKMESHNHPSYIEPYQGAATGVGGILRDVFTMGARPVANMNALRFGRPDHPKMKHLVQGVVAGIGGYGNCVGVPTVGGETNFHPAYDGNILVNAMTVGVADQDKIFYSAATGVGNPIVYVGSKTGRDGIHGATMASADFEEDAEAKRPTVQVGDPFTEKLLIEACLELMATDAIVAIQDMGAAGLTSSSVEMATNGKAGIRLDMDKVPCREEGMTPYEMMLSESQERMLMVLKPGKEAMAEAIFRKWELDFAIIGEVTDTQHMVLEWQGEVVCDIPLGPLAADAPGYDRPYLSRDEYAEWAGITPMKDVPDSDDPGADLVTMLASPNLASRRWIAEQYDSQVMGDTLQTGGDAAVVRIHGTNRALAISTDCTPRYVYADPYEGGKQAIAEAYRNLCAVGAIPLAVTNCLNFANPQRSEIMAQFVHALEGMGEACRALDFPIVSGNVSLYNESKATGGGSAILPTPAIGGVGVIDDASKMVTSAFKAEGDAIYLLAPEFWAKPDPTRSHLGKSLWLDVVKGRDEGRAPPVNLAAEFGAGQIVRKLIGEGLLSAVHDLSDGGLAVALAEMALSGGIGAELVDGYEGYTVAQWWFGEDQARYVLTVSPENADAFNRIVAEGPDIDEAEMVGFHRIGTVGGDSLLGQSLGALREAHESFFRDWMGG; encoded by the coding sequence ATGAGCGAAATCACCCCTGAAATCGTCGAACAGCACGGCCTTTCCCCTGAAGAATACGAGCGCGTGCTCGCCGGGTTGGGTCGAGAGCCCAATCTGGTCGAGCTGGGCATCTTTTCGGTCATGTGGTCCGAGCACTGCAGCTACAAGAGCTCGCGCCTGCATCTGAAGAAGCTTCCGACTGAGGCACCGTGGGTGATCTGCGGCCCGGGCGAGAATGCGGGCGTGATCGACATCGGCGAAGGGCTGGACGGGCAGAAGCTCGCCGCGATCTTCAAGATGGAGAGTCACAACCACCCCTCCTACATCGAACCCTATCAGGGCGCGGCGACGGGCGTAGGCGGCATCCTGCGCGATGTCTTCACCATGGGCGCGCGGCCGGTGGCGAACATGAACGCGCTGCGCTTCGGCCGCCCCGATCACCCCAAGATGAAGCACCTGGTTCAAGGCGTGGTCGCGGGCATTGGCGGTTATGGCAATTGCGTAGGCGTGCCCACGGTGGGCGGCGAAACCAACTTCCACCCGGCCTATGACGGCAATATCCTCGTCAACGCGATGACCGTGGGCGTCGCGGATCAGGACAAGATTTTCTACTCTGCCGCGACCGGCGTCGGCAATCCGATCGTGTATGTCGGCTCCAAGACCGGGCGCGACGGTATCCACGGCGCAACGATGGCGAGCGCCGATTTCGAGGAAGACGCCGAGGCCAAGCGCCCCACGGTGCAGGTCGGCGATCCGTTCACAGAGAAGCTGCTGATCGAGGCCTGCCTTGAGCTGATGGCGACCGACGCGATCGTCGCGATTCAGGACATGGGCGCGGCGGGTCTCACCTCCTCCAGCGTCGAGATGGCGACCAATGGCAAGGCGGGTATCCGGCTCGACATGGACAAGGTGCCGTGCCGCGAAGAGGGCATGACTCCGTACGAAATGATGCTGAGCGAGAGCCAGGAGCGGATGCTCATGGTCCTCAAGCCCGGCAAGGAAGCCATGGCCGAGGCGATCTTCAGGAAGTGGGAGCTCGACTTTGCGATCATCGGCGAAGTGACCGACACGCAGCACATGGTGCTCGAATGGCAGGGCGAGGTCGTGTGCGACATTCCGCTGGGTCCGCTCGCCGCCGATGCGCCAGGATATGATCGGCCTTACCTCTCCAGAGACGAATATGCGGAATGGGCGGGCATCACCCCGATGAAGGATGTGCCCGACAGCGACGATCCGGGCGCAGACCTCGTCACAATGCTCGCCAGCCCCAACCTCGCTTCGCGCCGCTGGATTGCCGAACAGTACGATAGCCAGGTGATGGGCGACACGCTGCAAACCGGCGGCGATGCCGCGGTGGTGCGCATCCACGGCACCAATCGCGCCCTCGCGATCAGCACCGATTGCACCCCGCGCTATGTCTATGCCGATCCCTACGAAGGCGGGAAGCAGGCAATTGCCGAGGCCTATCGCAATCTGTGCGCGGTCGGCGCGATACCGCTGGCGGTCACCAACTGCCTCAACTTCGCCAATCCGCAGCGGTCCGAGATCATGGCGCAATTCGTCCACGCGCTCGAAGGCATGGGCGAGGCCTGCCGCGCGCTCGACTTCCCGATCGTGTCGGGCAACGTGTCGCTCTACAACGAGAGCAAAGCGACCGGCGGCGGCAGCGCGATCCTGCCCACCCCAGCCATCGGCGGAGTCGGCGTAATCGACGATGCGTCGAAAATGGTCACGTCCGCGTTCAAGGCTGAAGGCGATGCGATCTACCTGCTTGCGCCCGAATTCTGGGCGAAGCCCGATCCGACCCGCTCGCATCTGGGGAAATCGCTGTGGCTCGACGTGGTCAAGGGCCGCGATGAAGGCCGCGCTCCACCGGTAAACCTTGCTGCCGAATTCGGCGCGGGCCAGATCGTGCGCAAGCTGATCGGCGAAGGGCTGCTTTCCGCGGTGCACGATCTTTCCGATGGCGGCCTTGCCGTCGCGCTGGCCGAAATGGCGCTCTCGGGCGGGATCGGCGCGGAACTGGTCGATGGCTATGAAGGCTACACCGTCGCACAGTGGTGGTTTGGCGAGGATCAGGCGCGCTACGTGCTTACAGTCTCGCCGGAGAACGCCGACGCCTTTAACCGCATTGTTGCCGAAGGGCCTGACATCGATGAAGCCGAAATGGTCGGCTTCCATCGTATCGGCACCGTTGGCGGGGACAGCCTACTCGGGCAATCGCTCGGTGCATTGCGCGAGGCGCATGAGAGCTTCTTCCGCGACTGGATGGGTGGTTGA
- a CDS encoding DUF3052 family protein — MTAGYSGKPLARKLSLRDGQVCWFDAMPESIMDEIDEFALELRFVADPESGFDAAHIFVTEESDLAAKLAQLRKHVATDGQIWVSWPKKGSGHETALDQAAVQRVGIAAGFVDTKKCAVDEVWSGLKFVIPKADR, encoded by the coding sequence ATGACCGCAGGATATTCCGGAAAGCCGCTCGCGAGAAAACTGAGTCTGCGCGACGGGCAAGTGTGCTGGTTCGACGCGATGCCCGAAAGCATCATGGACGAGATCGATGAATTCGCACTCGAATTGCGCTTCGTCGCCGACCCGGAATCGGGGTTCGACGCGGCGCACATCTTTGTCACCGAGGAAAGCGATCTGGCAGCAAAGCTGGCGCAGCTGCGCAAGCATGTCGCCACGGACGGTCAGATCTGGGTCAGCTGGCCCAAGAAGGGTTCGGGCCACGAAACCGCGCTCGATCAGGCGGCGGTGCAGCGGGTTGGGATCGCCGCAGGGTTCGTCGATACCAAGAAGTGCGCGGTGGACGAGGTCTGGTCCGGCCTCAAGTTCGTGATCCCCAAGGCAGACCGGTAG
- a CDS encoding metal-dependent hydrolase: MFIGHFAPAFVAAAVSPSGPKLGGYFIAAQLVDWGFFTFAIMGIERMRIDPGATVMVPFDLYHMPFTHSLLGTGIWALGLALIVLIWHRNALAGLLAGLVVLSHWALDWLTHRPDLTLAGGPERYGLGLWNLPYIAMPLELGITLGAFVFYMRRTRGPIGPPLILIGVLLAFQAINWFGPAPAQAGLAIYIQALLAFAMATGFAVWVGENRYFVQRGGLASSTV, from the coding sequence ATGTTCATAGGTCACTTCGCACCGGCTTTCGTCGCCGCAGCCGTCAGCCCCAGCGGGCCCAAGCTCGGCGGGTATTTCATTGCCGCGCAGCTGGTCGACTGGGGCTTTTTCACGTTTGCCATCATGGGGATCGAACGCATGCGGATCGACCCGGGCGCGACTGTGATGGTGCCGTTCGATCTCTATCACATGCCCTTCACGCACAGCCTGCTGGGCACGGGTATCTGGGCGCTCGGCCTCGCGCTGATCGTTCTGATCTGGCATCGCAACGCGCTCGCCGGGTTGCTCGCGGGGCTGGTGGTGCTGTCGCACTGGGCGCTCGACTGGCTGACACACCGGCCCGACCTGACGCTGGCGGGCGGACCGGAACGCTACGGTCTGGGCCTGTGGAATCTGCCCTATATCGCGATGCCGCTTGAGCTCGGCATCACGCTGGGTGCCTTTGTGTTCTACATGCGCCGGACGCGCGGCCCGATCGGGCCACCGCTGATCCTGATCGGGGTGCTGCTGGCCTTCCAGGCGATCAACTGGTTTGGACCGGCGCCCGCGCAGGCCGGTCTCGCGATCTACATTCAGGCGCTGCTGGCCTTTGCGATGGCAACCGGTTTCGCAGTGTGGGTCGGGGAGAACCGCTACTTCGTGCAGCGCGGCGGGTTGGCGAGTTCGACGGTCTAA
- a CDS encoding exodeoxyribonuclease VII small subunit produces the protein MDEGNGSAEKAGEIEKMSFEQALGALEEIVQQLERGEVPLDDAITLYERGEKLRAACQKRLDAAQARIEKIVTGADGKPSGTAPFDEPN, from the coding sequence ATGGACGAGGGTAACGGTTCCGCCGAAAAGGCGGGCGAGATCGAGAAGATGAGCTTCGAACAGGCGCTGGGCGCGCTCGAGGAGATCGTGCAACAGCTCGAACGCGGCGAAGTGCCGCTCGACGACGCGATCACGCTCTACGAACGCGGCGAAAAGCTGCGCGCGGCTTGCCAGAAACGGCTCGACGCGGCGCAGGCGCGGATCGAGAAGATCGTGACAGGTGCGGACGGAAAACCGAGCGGCACGGCCCCGTTCGACGAGCCGAACTGA
- a CDS encoding nitroreductase family protein, whose product MRDHETVPYSLDALPDDEAIARARAMRDRLRQRRTCRYFSDAPVPREVIEAAIEAAGTAPNGANHQPWHFAVVESSATKRAIREAAEAEERRFYGEDGDNPKASDEWLGALRELGTDADKPFLETAPYLIVVFAQRKGGIEEDGQTQNYYVTESVGIACGMLIATLHEAGLATLTHTPSPMGFLREACQRPESEKPLMIVVVGRPSEDATVPVHALKKKPLGQISSWL is encoded by the coding sequence ATGCGAGATCACGAAACCGTGCCCTATTCGCTCGATGCGCTTCCCGACGACGAAGCCATTGCGCGCGCGCGAGCCATGCGCGACCGGCTCAGGCAACGCCGGACCTGCCGTTATTTCTCTGACGCTCCGGTTCCGCGCGAGGTAATCGAGGCGGCGATCGAGGCCGCGGGCACCGCCCCCAACGGCGCCAATCACCAGCCATGGCATTTCGCCGTTGTCGAATCGTCCGCAACCAAGCGCGCGATCCGCGAAGCCGCCGAAGCCGAAGAACGCCGGTTCTACGGGGAGGACGGGGACAACCCGAAAGCAAGCGATGAGTGGCTCGGCGCACTCAGGGAGCTCGGCACCGATGCCGACAAGCCATTTCTCGAAACGGCGCCCTATCTCATCGTCGTGTTCGCCCAGCGCAAGGGCGGCATCGAGGAAGACGGGCAGACGCAGAACTACTATGTGACCGAAAGTGTCGGGATCGCGTGCGGAATGCTGATCGCGACGCTGCACGAGGCGGGATTGGCGACGCTGACCCATACTCCCTCGCCGATGGGATTCCTGCGCGAAGCCTGCCAGCGGCCCGAATCGGAAAAGCCGCTGATGATCGTCGTGGTGGGGCGGCCGAGCGAGGACGCGACCGTGCCTGTCCATGCCCTGAAAAAGAAGCCGCTGGGTCAGATTTCAAGCTGGCTGTAG
- a CDS encoding Coq4 family protein: MSNPDYTQLFAEDGTVLRHPDRPTPRYSLPRAVKNFRLLMKDKEDTSLVFKIFESLPSKSFMSRVESLMLSERGEYLRRTEPNLPEILDDHAALRKTPKGSLAHVYCDFMESEGLSAAGLVAESDKLGRPKYPDLVQWFAERSRDTHDLFHILTGYGRDALGEQCVLLFTHGQSPSHGHLLIGYAGAANIKTMAWGSKAPIFGAVNQARRTGKGAKRLIEQPIRELLKLPFDDVRAALNIPEPTKYRECHRIWREEGIDPYDMLATEDTGGEGMAAA; encoded by the coding sequence ATGTCCAACCCCGATTACACCCAGCTTTTCGCCGAAGACGGCACCGTCCTGCGTCATCCCGATCGCCCCACGCCGCGTTACTCGCTTCCGCGCGCGGTGAAGAATTTCCGCTTGCTGATGAAGGACAAGGAAGACACCAGTCTCGTCTTCAAGATCTTCGAATCGCTGCCGTCGAAGAGTTTCATGTCGCGGGTCGAATCGCTGATGCTGTCGGAGCGCGGCGAATACCTGCGCCGGACCGAGCCGAACCTGCCCGAAATCCTCGATGACCATGCGGCGCTCCGCAAGACGCCCAAGGGCAGCCTTGCGCATGTCTATTGCGACTTCATGGAGAGCGAGGGCCTGTCGGCCGCCGGGCTGGTGGCCGAATCCGACAAGCTGGGCCGTCCGAAGTATCCCGACCTGGTGCAGTGGTTCGCCGAGCGGTCGCGCGACACGCACGACCTGTTTCATATCCTCACCGGCTATGGCCGCGATGCGCTGGGCGAGCAGTGCGTGCTGCTGTTCACTCACGGCCAGTCGCCGAGTCACGGTCATCTGCTGATCGGCTATGCCGGCGCTGCCAACATCAAGACAATGGCGTGGGGCAGCAAGGCCCCCATCTTCGGTGCGGTCAACCAGGCGCGGCGGACCGGGAAGGGCGCGAAACGCCTGATCGAACAGCCGATCCGCGAGCTGCTGAAGCTGCCATTCGACGATGTGCGCGCGGCACTCAACATCCCCGAACCGACGAAATATCGCGAATGCCATCGCATCTGGCGCGAAGAAGGGATCGACCCCTACGATATGCTTGCGACCGAAGACACCGGCGGCGAAGGCATGGCGGCCGCCTGA